The Maylandia zebra isolate NMK-2024a linkage group LG1, Mzebra_GT3a, whole genome shotgun sequence DNA segment ACAGTACAGTATATACTGCTGACCTAAATTCAGGGAAAACCTTTTGAGAGAGTATTTTCTTTGTAACTTTTAACACTTGAAGcatacatactttttttttctttatgcatGGAGATTGTATTTAATTCTCAAACTTTCTCTCTCCAGCACTACACCAAAGACGCTGATGGCCTTTGTACCAGGCTGATTAAACCGAAGTTGATGGAGGGAACAGTGGCAGCGCAAGACGAATTCTCTAGGAGTAAGAGCACACAGAGCTCATTACACAGCCCTACAGGGACACTGGCACCAATACACACAGGGACACTTTGTTATGCTTGTCTTTATATGCCACATTAACCTCACAGTATCAGatgcatgaacacacacacacagtgtacaGAGAAATCCTGCGTCTCCTACGAGCTTTAATAGCATTAATCAACTGAGGGTGGTTAATCTTTGTGTGGCTGGGAACGACTGCTGGGCTTCACCGGCTCTCAAGGTCAATCtccagctctgtctgtctttatTTACCCTCACATACCCATCTGACCCAGCTAATTCTTACACTAGAGAAATGCAAAGATTAATTCTCCTGCTTAAAGGATATACATCATTGTCAAAGTTATTTTAACAAGAAAATAGCTGCTGTAACTGCAAAGTCATGAACAGAGGATTTTTTTCATAACGCCTTTTTGGAATAATATTATTACTTACATTATGATTGCAGAGTGTCATTAACGTCCTCTTTTGGCAGGTGGCTGGGCCTTGAACAGAAAAGAGTTGAAACTCCTCCAGACCATTGGCAAAGGGGAGTTTGGGGGTAAGAACCAAATTTAAACAGgatattttcatatttcattttcatttctcacATCAGGCCAAGGTCACCTTGGAGAATGTACTAAAACTTTGTCCCCTCTGTGTCCTTGTCAGATGTGATGGTAGGAGACTACAGAGGGACCAAGGTGGCGGTCAAGTGCATCAAAAATGACGCTACAGCACAGGCTTTCATCGCTGAGGCTTCTGTCATGACGTAAGATCCGCAGCTATTGCTTTTTGTACTTCACACCaccacagatgtttctgtctgCAGACATGTTTCTTCATCAAATATTAggtcatcctttgtcatttttgtggGTAGAAGTTGaccatgatttttaaaaaatattttactgcATGCTTACCgcatatttttttccccctctgtttctgtgtttcgaCAGGCAACTGAggcacaacaacctggtgcagTTGCTAGGGGTAATCGTGGAGGAGAGGGGCAGTCTCTACATCGTCACAGAATACATGGCTAAGGTCAGCCCAAGTGCTCTTTTATGACAAGTTCTAAAACTGGAAATGGTACATGCTCGCATTAACCCTCTGCGATTTAAACGCTAGTTCAGTACATTaggagaataaaacacagtcaAAACCACGCTAATGAAACAGTTGTTAGCCTTGCTTAGCATAAAGACAGGAGACACTGGAAAACACCTGACCTGACCCCATTCAGCGGGTACAAAAAGATTTATATCTTGTTTGTTTCATCTGCAGAGGGGGTTACAGGTTGTGCACTAGAGGAGGCATTTGCTTCTAAGCCAAGAAATGATGACGACTGTGACCTCATGTAAAACAGCAAATGGATTTTTAAAACACTTGTTATTGTACAGATGAAACAAATGTTTCcccttattaaaaaaaaatactttgacatgttttcttttttcgcACGGGGTCGTCGATTTGGTTTTTACTCAGGCTATTCATGCTAAAAAATGTACCTACACAGTTTTCTGTGAGACTTTCTTGAATGTAAGCATTGTGTTAATAATCCAAACTGCACCACAGGGCAGCCTAGTGGACTACCTGCGCTCTCGAGGGCGGACTGTTCTCGGTGGAGACTGCTTACTCAAGTTCTCACTGTGAGTCTCTTTCAAGCAATTATTTAAAGAATTatttaaaagaacatttttaaactgcTCTTTTCGGGATCTGAAACTAAATCACTGCCACTTTAACCCTCTGCGTTCTTACTGAACTTCAGGAGAAAAGTGTCATAGCAGTAACATGAACGTTGTTTGCTGCAACTCATACatccttatttattttaatttaataattatCTAGCTAATATTGTTATCTAAAGCAAGCTAAGTCCATTGTGATCAGTACAAAGAATGAGTGTAAGCTTTCAGATGAGCATTATTATATGTTTGTCTCAAATTAATCAGTTGAAGTTTCATTTTTCTGTGCCAGCCTTGTAAGTTTTGAAATAACTTACagtagtgaaaaaacattttggagCATTTACATCTGAAACTAAATTGAAAATCATAATGGCTTAGTTTTCCCTCTAGCCAAGCTAATTTTCCTGACAAGGGCAGGTGATAAAAGTAAAATCCTCAACCACCTATTGCCCTATATTAGTTAGCCAGTTCTCACTCATCCTCTTTCCTGGCAGTGACGTGTGTGAAGCTATGGAGTACCTGGAGGCCAATAACTTCGTCCACAGAGACCTGGCGGCTCGCAATGTGCTGGTTTCTGACGATAACATCGCCAAGGTCAGCGACTTCGGCCTCACCAAGGAGGCATCCTCCATACAGGACACTGCCAAGCTGCCCGTCAAATGGACATCCCCAGAAGCACTAAGAGAGAAGGTGATGGGATGAGACAGGGTTGATGTTGCTGACTCGACTCTTAATTGATCTGAATAAGGGCGGTTTATTTAAAATGGATTAAAAAGGGGAGGCTGCAGGATATCAGTTTATTTGAATGAGAGTGCCAGTCCAAGACAGTCTTTTAAATAGTGGTATAATCTTGATCCCGGGTCTAGCAAGTTCATTAATAGTGTGTTTGTCTGCCCTAAAAGTATTTAAAGAGGCCAGTTTAACAAAGAGTGGTGTTTAGTGGCTCATAAACAGTTTTCCTGCTGGAGAGTAAAAGCAAGCCCAAAGGTTTTCTCAACATCTTAATCGAATCATCTGTCAAGCTGCCCAGAATTTCTGCCCAGATAAAGTAACTCTGGGCACCCAGAGCCTGACAGCAAAGAGTGTATGACTGTTGAACAAGCTGCAAATATGGGGGGGAAAAATAATTATTCAGCTCTATTTCCAACAAAGTTAGGACAATGTGTAAACAAATTCACTGAAATGTTAATGAATTAAGGCCTGAGTTTAACTGAAAATGTTGAGAATGAGAAATGTTTCTGAATTTGATGCCAAcatcttaatgttggtttaaaaaaacacagacggtgtgtgtgtgtgtgtgtgtgtgtgtgtgtgtgtgtgtgtgtatatgcgaGGGTCAAGGCAGCAGACCAAAATATAATGGCTGTGGCAGCAGTGCAGTGGAAATGGACAGTTATAGAGTGGAaatctttatatttaaaatgaaaatgaggGACTGTCTATAAAAATGTCAGCAATTCCTTAAGTTTAAGCAGTCCTTTTGTTAATGCCCTTGAATTAAAGTTGAAAGTGtgcacttcagtcacatcttgattgtttgGTTTAAAATCCACCGTGGGGGTGCATGTACTGTACGACCTGGTTTTGTTGGTCTGGAGGGAGGCGCAAGCCTGATCTGCTTTCTGAATGCCTTTATGTATAATGTATGAATTTCGGCTTCTCTCTTAATCCAACAGAGGTTTTCCACTAAGTCAGACGTTTGGAGTTATGGGATCCTACTGTGGGAGATCTACTCCTTTGGGCGTGTGCCTTATCCTAGAATTGTAAGTACCTTTATGGGATTTTCTGTGGCTCGCTGACGTCTGACATACACCAGCAGATGGCAGGCTTTATTGCCTgaaccatttatttatttttgtgcaaGATCAGTGTAACTGCTGGTTCTCTGTGTTGGCCTCATTCATGCCATGAAACAACTGAAGCAGGTGATGTGTCACCGGTTGATACGTTCgcatttttagttatttttagttATTCTTGTTATGTAGTTACCTTTGCCTGGAATATTGCATCACCTTTGAGTCCATTGCATCAGTTTGACTGATCAAAATGTTGAGCTAATGTCAGCATttctttgtctgtgtctctCAGCCGTTGAAAGAAGTGGTGCCTCGGGTAGAGAAAGGGTACAAGATGGATGCCCCAGACGGCTGCCCCGCCGTGGTGTACGACCTGATGAAGCAGTGCTGGACCTTGGATCCCGTGATGCGGCCCTCCTTCCGCATGCTGAGGGAGAAGCTCCAGCATATCAGAGCCAAGGAGCTCTACCTGTGAAGAGGAGGTGCTTGTGGGGGGTACCGGGGGAAGAGGACGGGGGCGAGATGCAGCCCAGCACAGCTGTAAAgtgggaggaggagaaggagaagagggACCACAGCACTTTCCTCCTACCTGCCAAGCCTCTTGACCTGTGGGACTGCTACGCTGTGCCCCCTCCCCCGACCTCCACCGTCCACCAGCCGTCCTCTGCTTTCACACTAGGactgttttcctgtttgtgttgTATAGCTTTTGCCAGACAATTTCCTCTTCTCGCGATGGGCCGCTTCTCTTTCCTCCTCCTACACCTGCCACTGCTCACTCACTCTCCCTTCTCTTTGTCACTTGgtccaaattgctcttcttctATGTGAAAGTtcccttttgtttctttgtatttcctcccctcctcctcctctcctgaaCATGGCATTAACTGGAGGGGAGGCTGGCCTTTTCCTCCACGTTTGTCAGGTGCTCTTTTCTTCTCCAGTCCACCCCACTCGATCATTCCCAGATTCCCATATCACCATGTGGCTTTGCATGCCTTTCAGCCCAACTCTGTCATTCCTTCCTTGCATCCCTCCTTGCTTTCCCTCGGCCTTGTTGTCAGGTGTGGGGCCTTCGCTCTGTGCCAAAGTGCCTCCAGTCTACAGAGCTCCAGACTTCCCTCCAACACTTCTTTTGATTGGACTGTTATGgtttcaatttttattttttaaacaaaatctttttttattgctttctaTGTTCCAGAGGTTATGaaactgtttggtttttttttaagtggcatCTCCTTCACCTCCACCATCTTTacatcagacttttttttttttttttttggtttttgctttgttaaTCCAAGCGTCCATGAAGCGCACGAGAATAGGAAGTGAGGAGACTTGGAGGGGGCCAGTGTCATGTTCATCCTTCCTTAAAGACCGCCCAGAGGAGCGGTAGGTGGGTGGTTGGGTGGCAGGGCAATAACAGGAGAAGAAGGGGGAGAGGCAGTTCACAAACATGGTTGATTCATCATACGTGGGCTTGTTTTTAtatcaaaatatatttaaaggattaaaaaaaaaaaagaacaaggaaAAACTGACTTGGACAGAGTTAAAAAAGGACGCTTTTCAGAAGCCAGGAGCAACTTGCCGTTAGGGATGTTCAGTGTCTCTGTGAATGCTAGGGTCGGGGTGGTGCATGCCGTGTGTGAGAGGCCTTGGGTTCAACTGTCAGTGCTTTCAATGTTCATTGTTTTATTATGCTATCATAATTATGAATAAATCATTCCATCTGAACAGTGTGGAAACACCTGCATAATTAtatctaagtgtgtgtgtgtgtgtgagagagagagagagcatattttAGAAGGAGGAGTGCTGTCTTACTGTACAAGCACCTCCCCACCTCTATGAATGTGTGGTTTTTGGATTTGACAAGCGCCAAATTTCAGGGTTGAAAATAAAGCAAATGCTAAAATGCCCcaaaaaaaactgcaattcCTCTGTTGGCCACTAGAGGCTGGCTCCAAAGTAAATTCCACCAGACAAAATTAACATGTTTACATCCCGGTACAATAAAGCCACATGGGCACTGCGCTATTAATGGTTctaaaaaaagaaggggggggTTTCCACATCATGATCACAGTCCTTAGTGGAAATATTACTAAATCCTGTTTTCGTTTTCTCGACTTTCGTGGTTTATTCTCCAGGGAGTATGAGCTGTGTGAATCTATATTTAAATTACTTTTGGTTGCTGTTTTGCCATTTTCCTTTTGTCTCTGCCGATAACGAGGAAATCCCTTGATCCCAATTAAAGAGACATTTAAATCCACACTCGGCTTTCTGCATTGTAATGCCCTTCAGTGAGTTGCAAAGTAAATGTGAAGGGTTAAAGATGTCTAACAGGATGAAAAATGCTTATTTTCCCTTGTAAAAGGAATAATATCAAAACACAACAATAGAAAAGAGTTCTTTGATATAACCGTTCAACTCTTTACCTTTTTTGTGATGCAGATCAGAAAGCAAAACGACTGATCTAGAGGAGTGTTTTATACCTGCAGCTATAAATAATCCTCATGTGATCATTCTTTGATAGTACTGCTACAAACAGATGGGGTTTGTCATCAAGGTGTGAAGGAGTGTCAGCTGAGTTGTTCCCAGTGCTGCCTTCACTGTGCCTCCTCTGCTCTTTGGAGAGGGCCCAGTTGTCCCCAGTACAGTGACCT contains these protein-coding regions:
- the cskl gene encoding tyrosine-protein kinase CSK, with the translated sequence MSGIHVPWSTGTECVAKYNFQTANEQDLPFCKGDVLTIIGVTRDPNWYRARNQVGREGTIPANYVQKREGVKSGGKLSLMPWFHGKITREQAERLLYPPETGLFLVRESTNYPGDYTLCVSCDGKVEHYRIIYHNGKLTIDEEEYFENLMQLVEHYTKDADGLCTRLIKPKLMEGTVAAQDEFSRSGWALNRKELKLLQTIGKGEFGDVMVGDYRGTKVAVKCIKNDATAQAFIAEASVMTQLRHNNLVQLLGVIVEERGSLYIVTEYMAKGSLVDYLRSRGRTVLGGDCLLKFSLDVCEAMEYLEANNFVHRDLAARNVLVSDDNIAKVSDFGLTKEASSIQDTAKLPVKWTSPEALREKRFSTKSDVWSYGILLWEIYSFGRVPYPRIPLKEVVPRVEKGYKMDAPDGCPAVVYDLMKQCWTLDPVMRPSFRMLREKLQHIRAKELYL